In Toxoplasma gondii ME49 chromosome VIII, whole genome shotgun sequence, a single genomic region encodes these proteins:
- a CDS encoding hypothetical protein (encoded by transcript TGME49_271320) has translation MHFSSASQTTDVSHWTHAKPHSRCRPSISQRCFPFNTYWVLSPVSVFRAPPPLPHNVHSVRGVLHGVRVLSGTSEGPSDYVSWCLRLHKVNCDFLGGAEPRRECSRSRPSQKRPATQNRLSASQELLRCIKLRPVCLRVGVYILCASATYANHGHKMVEVGCESDTNSSVVARATGGETHMTFRLQRTNGNHGSLSAGQSRRVERRYCARHDAAVLRAGAKLPPAKGADSNKCVERQAMRHSYIGLRCWEANPSLHKSLIAVKKIPTKRPASFTLPVSVENKLRQSTGSTSLEIVRQCVGAYGDAASELRNLCDTCTVLTRVSPPSSDPCRSPSGSKFRKASHAHVGAGNTFSENISPEERKRLRAAQGLCDPATLLKELVLLFDVGPPPKFCFPDGTPDVSANASVGEICNFVSFTSSLGLGSKELWNWPKPNHTIRAGNSFRKLLEEKEELDEEDDVITSPDTRAYEGEEFEDDEEEEALEAEQEKEDTDNASHPGDEYAVSDDGTMYSSDFYYEEDVDDEEQQEEDRENDSCSRDGYVISVDGSLNSSDSYIGDETLEGCECTKEATTDPDEYEVIEEEFRNQGFRLDNT, from the exons ATGCATTTTTCATCGGCGTCACAGACGACAGATGTATCGCATTGGACTCATGCAAAACCACATAGTCGATGCCGTCCTAGCATCAGTCAACGCTGCTTCCCGTTTAATACCTACTGGGTTCTTTcgcctgtttctgttttccgtGCTCCCCCGCCGCTCCCCCATAACGTGCATTCCGTTAGGGGAGTTCTGCACGGCGTCCGTGTTTTGTCGGGGACATCAGAGGGACCTTCAGATTATGTTTCTTGGTGCCTCCGGCTACATAAAGTGAACTGTGATTTTCTGGGTGGCGCAGAACCACGGCGGGAGTGCTCACGATCGCGTCCGTCGCAGAAACGCCCAGCAACGCAGAACCGACTGTCTGCGTCCCAGGAATTGCTGCGGTGCATTAAGCTACGTCCAGTGTGCCTGCGGGTGGGAGTCTATATATTGTGCGCAAGTGCGACCTATGCCAACCACGGTCACAAAATGGTTGAGGTCGGGTGCGAGTCCGACACGAACTCTTCAGTGGTTGCTCGTGCAACCGGTGGAGAAACCCACATGACATTCCGGCTACAGAGAACCAATGGTAATCATGGATCTCTTTCGGCAGGCCAAAGCCGCCGGGTAGAAAGACGCTACTGCGCGAGACATGACGCAGCCGTACTGCGCGCAGGCGCGAAGCTACCACCCGCAAAAGGTGCGGATTCCAACAAGTGTGTGGAACGGCAAGCAATGCGCCACTCTTACATTGGACTGCGATGCTGGGAAGCCAACCCGTCTCTTCATAAATCCCTAATAGCTGTTAAAAAAATTCCGACCAAACGTCCAG cGAGCTTCACCCTTCCGGTCTCGGTAGAAAACAAACTCCGACAATCCACAGGTTCGACATCGCTTGAGATCGTCCGGCAATGCGTTGGGGCTTACGGCGATGCCGCTTCCGAACTAAGGAACCTGTGTGACACGTGCACTGTGCTGACACGAGTATCACCGCCATCCAGTGATCCATGCCGTTCTCCATCAGGATCCAAATTCCGAAAAGC GAGTCATGCGCATGTCGGCGCCGGGAATACGTTCTCTGAAAATATCAGCcccgaagagaggaaacgtcTCCGTGCAGCACAGGGGCTCTGTGACCCAGCGACACTACTGAAAGAACTTGTTCTGCTTTTCGACGTCGGACCACCTCCGAAATTTTGCTTCCCTGACGGTACACCTGACGTCTCTGCCAACGCATCGGTAGGGGAAATCTGCAATTTCGTATCATTCACGTCGTCACTAGGTCTTGGCTCTAAAGAGCTTTGGAACTGGCCCAAGCCTAATCATACGATCAGGGCAGGAAACAGCTTCCGCAAATTActtgaggagaaagaggagctggacgaggaagacgatgtGATCACTTCGCCAGACACTCGTGCGTATGAAGGGGAAGAATTTGAAGatgatgaagaggaagaagcactcgaagcagagcaggagaaagaagatacAGATAATGCCAGTCACCCTGGGGATGAATATGCGGTTTCAGACGACGGCACCATGTATAGTAGTGACTTCTATTATGAGGAGGATGTAGATGACGAAGAGCAGCAGGAAGAGGATAGAGAAAATGACAGCTGTTCTAGAGATGGATATGTGATATCAGTTGACGGTAGCCTGAATAGCAGTGACTCGTATATTGGCGACGAGACGCTGGAGGGCTGTGAGTGTACAAAGGAGGCTACTACAGACCCGGATGAATACGAAGTCATCGAAGAGGAATTTCGCAACCAAGGGTTTCGGTTGGACAACACCTAG